In Leptospira perdikensis, a single genomic region encodes these proteins:
- a CDS encoding glycosyltransferase: MRVLYFSDTFLPKTDGVAVSIKNFSELLALRGHEFCICAPKYGDGDFDRMTDNIQVVRFRSGYLPSYPDIKVVLPSPGKIKRIIEDFKPDLIHIHTPGLLGLYAVNAAERFGVPTIGTYHTLMAEQEMYVSFYRLFKLDKLFFKANKFKKKLNIDELDKIVKFDNFNIRKKIILKICNDIYNRCDVVISPSHLIKEQLIEYGITRPITVVSNGMDLKRFQGTPKIYDGGDSPKFLHVGRISYEKNCDVVLNAFKIIHESYPKATLTIIGEGPAIPSLERQAEHLGIQGVVSFKGFIPNAVLHEEYPKYDVFLTASTMETQGLVVLEAIACGLPAVGVDAFALPELIRHGENGYIAKSFDFKAIAQSALTIVRNPEEYAKFSKNSIQIASGHEMEKCVDAMEEVYSKVIEAMKGKVKKSTIFDLFFDFMQ; encoded by the coding sequence TTGCGAGTCTTATATTTTTCCGATACTTTTTTGCCAAAAACCGACGGAGTTGCTGTTTCCATTAAGAATTTTTCTGAACTTTTAGCCCTCCGTGGGCATGAGTTTTGTATTTGTGCTCCTAAATACGGTGATGGGGACTTTGATCGGATGACTGATAATATCCAAGTGGTTCGGTTCCGGTCGGGATATTTGCCAAGTTACCCCGATATCAAAGTGGTTTTGCCCTCTCCTGGAAAAATCAAACGCATCATTGAAGACTTCAAACCCGACCTCATCCATATCCATACCCCGGGTCTTCTTGGACTTTATGCAGTGAACGCGGCGGAAAGATTTGGAGTTCCGACGATTGGAACTTATCATACGTTGATGGCGGAACAAGAAATGTATGTTTCCTTTTACCGTTTATTCAAACTCGATAAACTTTTTTTTAAGGCTAATAAGTTTAAGAAAAAACTGAATATTGATGAATTAGATAAAATTGTAAAATTTGATAATTTTAATATTCGTAAAAAAATCATTCTTAAAATTTGTAACGATATTTATAACAGATGTGATGTTGTAATTTCTCCAAGTCATCTTATCAAAGAACAACTTATTGAATATGGAATCACTCGTCCGATTACAGTTGTTTCCAACGGAATGGATTTAAAAAGATTCCAAGGAACACCTAAAATTTATGATGGTGGTGACAGTCCTAAGTTTTTACATGTGGGACGAATTTCTTATGAAAAAAACTGTGATGTGGTACTCAATGCATTTAAAATCATTCATGAATCTTATCCAAAGGCAACACTCACCATCATTGGAGAAGGTCCTGCAATTCCTTCCTTAGAACGTCAAGCAGAACATTTAGGGATACAGGGTGTAGTTAGTTTTAAAGGATTTATCCCCAATGCTGTGTTACACGAAGAATATCCTAAATATGATGTATTTTTGACAGCCTCAACGATGGAAACACAAGGCCTAGTTGTTTTAGAAGCCATTGCTTGTGGTCTTCCTGCTGTAGGTGTAGATGCTTTTGCCTTACCCGAACTTATCCGTCACGGAGAAAACGGGTACATTGCCAAATCTTTTGATTTCAAAGCAATCGCTCAAAGTGCACTGACAATTGTTCGTAACCCAGAAGAATATGCGAAGTTTTCCAAAAATTCCATTCAGATTGCCTCAGGCCATGAAATGGAAAAATGTGTCGATGCGATGGAAGAGGTGTATTCGAAAGTGATCGAAGCAATGAAGGGTAAAGTTAAAAAATCAACTATCTTTGATTTGTTTTTTGATTTTATGCAATGA
- a CDS encoding O-antigen ligase family protein yields the protein MYYRIYRSFLTLSIISCALSVSLSQLFLLLSFVFFLFLPEKPKLTSNLVKILFLFYLWQIVTVLYHFAASGFEFESIKHAFRDEMKDIFLVTAFISVQGIRPEDKKYLYKTFFIFALVIVITGFISIFSMTRLSRLISDLYKTSASWPYQHHYGKITHVNIYLPIGLMNTHLTFGGLLAFIFPGFVFRLYDSWYKKESISKISINAILLLLVSIVFLFNNARSSLLGALVSTLFGIYILVFIDKDISKKMLKRIGIFSLLFLVVVFTGYKTTNAVKRVVDPLFGGEKHTDSGRTFIWDSTFPLIEQNPIFGIGSGNYHKEIEISRKEKEKENKELSFFYEVTQRGHAHNDYFHLTAVFGGPQGILYLILFACILYTLLNGKIPKKIRFMTYGLVGFFFSGLLQCYFQDDEVLIVFYFLLGYLNLYAESEKNINELEAGQ from the coding sequence ATGTATTACCGAATCTATCGTTCGTTTCTAACCTTGTCCATCATTTCCTGCGCGCTCTCCGTTTCCTTAAGCCAACTTTTCTTACTCCTATCTTTTGTTTTTTTCCTCTTCCTCCCCGAAAAACCAAAACTTACAAGCAATTTGGTCAAAATTCTATTTTTATTTTACCTTTGGCAAATTGTAACCGTTTTGTATCATTTCGCTGCCTCTGGTTTTGAATTCGAATCCATTAAACATGCGTTTCGTGATGAAATGAAAGATATCTTTCTTGTTACAGCATTTATTTCTGTTCAAGGGATCAGGCCTGAAGACAAAAAGTATCTCTATAAAACTTTTTTTATTTTTGCTCTTGTGATCGTGATTACTGGTTTTATCTCCATTTTTTCCATGACAAGACTATCTCGTTTGATTTCCGATCTTTATAAAACCTCTGCCTCTTGGCCTTACCAACACCATTATGGAAAAATCACTCATGTAAACATTTACCTACCCATAGGACTTATGAACACTCATCTAACCTTTGGTGGTTTACTTGCATTCATTTTTCCCGGTTTTGTGTTCCGATTGTATGATTCTTGGTATAAAAAAGAATCCATTTCCAAAATTTCTATCAATGCCATATTACTTTTGTTAGTATCAATCGTATTTTTATTTAACAATGCTAGATCTTCGCTTCTAGGTGCACTAGTGAGTACTCTTTTTGGTATTTACATATTGGTTTTTATTGATAAAGACATTTCCAAAAAAATGCTAAAACGTATCGGAATCTTTAGCTTACTATTTCTCGTCGTTGTTTTTACTGGATATAAAACTACAAACGCAGTGAAACGAGTAGTAGATCCATTGTTTGGTGGGGAAAAACATACTGATTCGGGAAGAACTTTTATCTGGGATTCTACTTTCCCGCTCATCGAACAAAATCCCATTTTTGGAATTGGATCTGGAAACTATCATAAAGAAATCGAAATTTCAAGAAAAGAAAAAGAGAAGGAAAACAAAGAACTCAGTTTCTTTTATGAAGTCACACAAAGAGGGCATGCTCACAATGATTATTTTCATTTAACAGCCGTATTTGGTGGACCACAAGGCATTCTCTATCTAATCTTATTTGCCTGCATCTTATACACTCTCTTAAATGGTAAGATCCCCAAAAAAATTCGATTTATGACTTATGGACTCGTCGGGTTTTTCTTTTCTGGACTTTTACAATGTTATTTTCAAGATGATGAAGTTTTGATTGTATTTTATTTTTTACTCGGTTATCTCAATCTCTATGCCGAGTCAGAAAAAAATATTAACGAATTAGAGGCAGGGCAATAA